The sequence below is a genomic window from Halosolutus gelatinilyticus.
CGGATCGTCGCCGCCGACGCCTACCTGGAGGATCACCGACCGGTGGAGTTCTTCGGGCTCTACTGGCACTTCGTCGACATCGTCTGGGTCTTCCTCTTCCCGCTGTTCTACCTGATGTAGCGGCGGGCCCCTCGCTTCCCGCTGCGTTTCGCGTCGTCGACCGTCGGATCCGGTACCAGTCGATTACAAGACGCCGGCCCGAAAACCACCGCGTAGGCCATGGTCATGGAACTCTCCGCGTTCGTCGATCGACTCGACGAGGAGCTTCGAACCGCCGACTACGCCGACCTCGACGCCAGCGCGAACGGGCTGCAGGTCGGCCCCGACGAGGGCACCGTCGAGCACGTCGCCTTCGCCGTGGACGGCGTTCGCGAGACGTTCGATCGGGCGATCGAGGTCGGCGCCGACGCGATCGTCGCCCACCACGGGATCTTGTGGGGCGGCTTCGATCGCGTGACGGGCCGCACCTACGATCGAATCGCTCCGCTGATCGAGCACGACCTCGCGCTGTACGTCTCGCACCTGCCGCTCGACGGCCACCAGGAACTCGGGAACGCGGCCGGGGTGGCGGACGTGCTCGATCTCGAGAACCGAACGCCCTTCGGCGAACTCGGCTCCGAATACGTCGGCCAGCGCGGAGTCGCGTCCGACCCGTACGCGCCGGACGAACTCCGCGATCGGCTGGGGAGCGACCTCGAAACCGGCGACCGCTCCGTTCAGGTGCTCGAGTTCGGCCCCGACGAGATCGAGGAGGTCGCGATCGTCACGGGCAGCGGCACCGACTGGCTCGACGAGGCCGTCGCGGCGGGCGCGGACGCGCTCGTTACGGGCGAGGGCAAACAGCAGGTCTACCACGAGGCCAGGGAAGCGGGGATTCACGTCGTCCTCGCCGGCCACTACGCCACCGAGACGTTCGGCGTTCGATCGGTGCGGGACCTCGTCGACGACTGGGGCCTGGAGACGACGTACGTCGAGGTCCCGACGGGGCTGTAGGGCGATCGGCGTCGGGCGGCGCTCAGTCCGTTCCCGCCTCGATCGCCTCGGCGTCCTCCCCGGCGAAGAAGCGATCGACGCCGGCCAGCAGGCCGACGGCGAGGACGGTGCCGACGAGCGCGAAGCCCGCGATCAGCAGGAAGAACGTCGACAGGGGGAAGCCGCCGAGGACGAAGCCGCCGATCGCGATGCTCGCGGAGCCGAGGCCGAACTCGCCGAGGTAGGTGTAGCCGTAGGAGAGGCCGCGGCTGTCCGGCGGGGTGTAGACAGCGACCGCGTTCTGGTAGAACGGCTGGATGGCGAAGAGGAAGAAGCCGAAGACGCCACAGAGGGCGACGATCGCGAGCAGCCCCATGTCGGTGACGGGGACGAACGCGGCCGCGAGCAGCGCCAGAACGGCGAAGAGGCCGGCGAGCCCGCGGGCGGGTGCGATCCGATCGGTGAGTTTCCCGCCGACGTACTGGCCGGCCATCCCGACGACGAGCAGGCCGACGTAGATGTAGAACTCGACGTTGAGGTCGTACCGCTCGAGCGTCGGCGCGACCGCGATCCCCTCGATCGCTGGCAGGCCGTGGAGGATCTCGGGGAGGAAGGTGAGCATCCCGCGGTAGTACAGCCCTTCGAAGGTGACGATCACGAAGACGATCGCGAAGGCGCTGGCGAACAGCGTGCGGGAGTTTCCGAGCAGATCGGAGGGTGACAGCGCCTCGTCGGGGCCGGCGTCGACGTCCTCGTCGACGGCCGCCGTCGGGTCGAAGTCCGCCCGAAGCCCGTAGGCGGCCGCGAGAAAGCCGGGAACCGCGAGGAGCGCGGCGACGACGTGCCACCGCTCCCAGCCGAAGACGATGAGCAGCGTGGCGGCGGCGAACGGGCCGAACGCGATACCGACGTTGCCGGCGATGCCGTGCCAGGCGAAGACGGTGCCGCGATCCTCGACGCCGGTGCTGATCAGCGACAGTCCGGCGGGATGGTAGACGCTCGCCGCGATCCCCCACAGCACGAGACCGACGGCGATCGCGTAGATGGAGTCAAGGAACGCCGCAGCGGCGAGGACGAGAAACGAGGCGCTCATCCCGACGAGACAGAGCAGGATGAGCCGTTTCGTCCCGTACCGATCGGCGAGGATACCGCCCGGGAGCGCGCCGGCGCCGAATGGGGCGTAGCCGAGCGCGACGATGAGTCCGGCAAGCGCGACCCGCACGTCGAACTCCGCGAGCCAAACGACGAGAAAGATGGGGATCGACGTCTCGAACCAGTGAACCAGCGCGTGGCCGGCCATCGTGAAGCTGGCGATCGATCGATCGTTCGCGTTGAGGGCCATCGAATCGGTACTCCAATCGGCACGTTCTACGCACTTAGCGGCTTGGATCCGGCCCGCGGATCGGCACGCACCCGTCCCGGCCGTCGGCGCCGCCGGATCGGACGACGGCGGCGAACCGTTCAGAACAGGTACGATCGTTCGAGGTCCCGAGGCAGGATGACGTCGATCTCGCCGGCCGACTCGTACTCGTGGAGCGCCTCGATCGTCGCCTCGAAGTCCGCGAGCGTCTCGCCTTCGAGGCCGTGAAAGAGCAGCGACGAGATGCCCCGAAGTTCGGCGGTCCGCTCGATCGCCGTCCGCGCCCGCTCGGCGTCCGGTTCGCCGAGGCGGGACGCGAGGGTCGTGTTGGTGGTGTACCCCTGCCCGACGCCGCCGCCGGCGAACCCGATGCTGTGGTGCTCGTCGACGAGTTCGATCGTCGTCGCGTCGTACGCGCCGAACGGGTAGGCGAAGTACTCGGCCCCCTCCTCGAAGCCGTGCTCCCGGAGCCACGCCTTACCCTCGCGGATCTCGGTTTCCTGTTCGCTCGCGTCGAGTTCCGGGAGTTCCGCGTGGGTCATCGTGTGGTTGGCGATACACCAGCCCGCGTCCCGAAGCTCGCGCGCCTGGTCGAGCGACAGCGCCGGACCGCCGTCCGACCCCCGCTCGATGGACCCGGGGTTGACGAACGAGACGGCGGGGTAACCGTACGGCTCCAGTATCGGGAGCGCCTCCGTGTAATCCGTCTCGTTGCCGTCGTCGAACTGGATCATCACCTTCCCCCGCTCCGGACGCGGGGTGAAGTGGAGGTCGTCGAGCCAGACGGTTCGCGCGTCGTCGTCGGCCGTCCACAGCCGTACCTGGACCTCGACGATCGCTCCATGGTCGAACCCGTCGTCGACGGCGGTGAGTCCGACGTTGTACCGCATGAACGGCAGGTCGGCGTCGATGCGCCGTCGGTACTCGATCCGGTTGCCGTTCTCGTCGAGCAGCCAGACGACGAGCGTGAGCCGATCGGCGGCCGCGGCGGCGATCCCGGGAACGACGTCCGTCAGGTCGCGGGGGGACGAGAACGGCTTTCGGAGCCGAGTCGCACCCTCGTCGCGTCGCGTCTCGAGACGAGCGCTCTGGGTGCCGACGAACGATCGATCCGGATCCGGCGTCAGCGTGCCGCCGGAAACGTCCCACGCGGAGAGGTCCTCGAAGTCGTCGTCGGTTCCCTCCGGGTTCGCCCCCTCGGTCGCGGATTCGTCCGGGTCGTCCGCCGTTCGATCGGACTCGGGAGTCGCGTTCGAGTCGATCGCCGAGGACGACTCGGTCTCCGACGCCGGCTCGCGGTCGCGAGACGCCGACCGCGAGTCGGTACAGCCGGCGAGGCAGGTTGCCGACGCGAGCGCGAGGTACGTTCGTCGCTCCATGTACGACGAGAGCTATCGGATGCTTCCATTGTTATGTCCGCGTTACTGTCCGGACGTCGGACCGTTCTATCGATCCGAAACGTAGGGCGGGCCGAACGATCGCGGAAACGGCGAACCGGCGATTTCGCATAGAAAATCCGCCCCTCGACGGGTCGACGCAGCGTTCCGATTGCGAAGCAGCGAGGCGGCGGCGCCCCAACTCGATCGTCAGCGATCCGCCAGGTCGTCGGCGTCACCGTCGACGCCGACCGCCTGTGAGACGTCGGCGTCGGCCGGGTCCTCCCGGCCGCCGACGACGAGGTCGCCGTCCTCGGTCTCGACGTAGACGTCGTCCGCGAAGCCACCCTCGGCGTGGGGGTGCTCCGGATCGTCGAGCTTTTCGGGCGTCGACGGGGCTTCGGGGATCCCCGCCGGCGGTTCGAACTGGCCGAGCGGGTCGTCGATCGTGATCTCCCAGCGCTCGAAGAAGTCGCGGTAGCGATCGTAGTGATCCTCGAGCTCGTCGGTCGGGAACTCCATCATCTCGGTCCAGCCGTGGTTGTAGAAGTCGAAGTTGGCCTGGACGTGGGTGATCTCGCGGGCCTCGGCCTCCGAGTACCCGTCCTGGAGCGCCCGGAGATAGGCGTCGATCGTCGCGTCGAAGAAGGCGTCGAGGTGCGCTTCCCGCTCCTCGGCGTGGTCGGGATCGGCCTTCCGCGTAAAAATCGTCGTGTGCAGCCGAACCAGCCCGGACTTGGCGACCGATCGGACGACCGGCGTCTCGAGCGCCTTCCGGGAGGCGAAGTGACGTGCGTTCTGGCGGATTTTCATCGGGCGGGCGTACGGGACCGACGCTTATGAAAGGGGGTACTACCGACGGGGATCGGCGCGTCCGTCGGCCGATCGGGGCGTGACGGCTCGTCGACCATGTTGTCGACCCGGGTTTCGCCCCTCGCGCGTCGATCGCGCGATTTTCCGGTATTCTCGCGATGCCGGGAAACCGCGGCGTATTTCGGGACGAAGTTCCGATCGTCGAATCGAACGCCGAGACGATGGACGATCGTTGGCACATCACACGGGGCTGATCGAAATGAACGAGATAGCAACCCACTTTAACCCTCATTACGAACCGTCACGGTATGACCCAGTACGTCATCATCGGT
It includes:
- a CDS encoding Nif3-like dinuclear metal center hexameric protein — protein: MELSAFVDRLDEELRTADYADLDASANGLQVGPDEGTVEHVAFAVDGVRETFDRAIEVGADAIVAHHGILWGGFDRVTGRTYDRIAPLIEHDLALYVSHLPLDGHQELGNAAGVADVLDLENRTPFGELGSEYVGQRGVASDPYAPDELRDRLGSDLETGDRSVQVLEFGPDEIEEVAIVTGSGTDWLDEAVAAGADALVTGEGKQQVYHEAREAGIHVVLAGHYATETFGVRSVRDLVDDWGLETTYVEVPTGL
- a CDS encoding DUF6149 family protein; the encoded protein is MKIRQNARHFASRKALETPVVRSVAKSGLVRLHTTIFTRKADPDHAEEREAHLDAFFDATIDAYLRALQDGYSEAEAREITHVQANFDFYNHGWTEMMEFPTDELEDHYDRYRDFFERWEITIDDPLGQFEPPAGIPEAPSTPEKLDDPEHPHAEGGFADDVYVETEDGDLVVGGREDPADADVSQAVGVDGDADDLADR
- a CDS encoding polysaccharide deacetylase family protein, translating into MERRTYLALASATCLAGCTDSRSASRDREPASETESSSAIDSNATPESDRTADDPDESATEGANPEGTDDDFEDLSAWDVSGGTLTPDPDRSFVGTQSARLETRRDEGATRLRKPFSSPRDLTDVVPGIAAAAADRLTLVVWLLDENGNRIEYRRRIDADLPFMRYNVGLTAVDDGFDHGAIVEVQVRLWTADDDARTVWLDDLHFTPRPERGKVMIQFDDGNETDYTEALPILEPYGYPAVSFVNPGSIERGSDGGPALSLDQARELRDAGWCIANHTMTHAELPELDASEQETEIREGKAWLREHGFEEGAEYFAYPFGAYDATTIELVDEHHSIGFAGGGVGQGYTTNTTLASRLGEPDAERARTAIERTAELRGISSLLFHGLEGETLADFEATIEALHEYESAGEIDVILPRDLERSYLF
- a CDS encoding MFS transporter, with amino-acid sequence MALNANDRSIASFTMAGHALVHWFETSIPIFLVVWLAEFDVRVALAGLIVALGYAPFGAGALPGGILADRYGTKRLILLCLVGMSASFLVLAAAAFLDSIYAIAVGLVLWGIAASVYHPAGLSLISTGVEDRGTVFAWHGIAGNVGIAFGPFAAATLLIVFGWERWHVVAALLAVPGFLAAAYGLRADFDPTAAVDEDVDAGPDEALSPSDLLGNSRTLFASAFAIVFVIVTFEGLYYRGMLTFLPEILHGLPAIEGIAVAPTLERYDLNVEFYIYVGLLVVGMAGQYVGGKLTDRIAPARGLAGLFAVLALLAAAFVPVTDMGLLAIVALCGVFGFFLFAIQPFYQNAVAVYTPPDSRGLSYGYTYLGEFGLGSASIAIGGFVLGGFPLSTFFLLIAGFALVGTVLAVGLLAGVDRFFAGEDAEAIEAGTD